One window of Candidatus Limnocylindria bacterium genomic DNA carries:
- the dprA gene encoding DNA-processing protein DprA, protein MISVTPSDAGYPPRLRSLTHPPDPLWVDGDVTAFAARAVAIVGTRRMTSYGERVARELAGACAAANVVVVSGFAQGIDSAAHRGALDAGGRTVAVLGEGISLFIGTVRGRRRPVVPRVRAHGALVSEYAPSSCARPWTFVKRNATIAALAEVVVVVEAGERSGALITGADARRLGRMLYAVPGPLGSAASVGTNALIASGAARALVSADALLDALGLRTQTANGPPPDPILEALAVGDLDVDTLRRRVGITEGEFADRLLRLTLAGRLTQTPDGRYRRRS, encoded by the coding sequence GTGATCTCGGTCACGCCGTCGGACGCGGGCTACCCGCCGCGACTGCGATCCCTCACGCATCCACCCGATCCCCTGTGGGTCGACGGCGACGTGACGGCCTTCGCCGCCCGGGCTGTGGCCATCGTCGGCACGCGACGCATGACCAGCTACGGAGAACGCGTCGCGCGTGAGCTCGCAGGAGCCTGCGCGGCGGCGAATGTGGTCGTCGTCTCCGGTTTCGCACAGGGGATCGACTCAGCCGCCCATCGCGGCGCGCTCGATGCCGGCGGGCGCACTGTCGCCGTGCTCGGTGAGGGCATCTCGCTGTTCATTGGGACTGTTCGCGGCCGCCGCAGACCAGTCGTGCCTCGTGTGAGGGCGCACGGCGCGCTGGTATCGGAGTACGCGCCAAGTTCTTGCGCGCGGCCCTGGACCTTCGTGAAACGCAACGCCACGATCGCCGCACTCGCGGAGGTGGTCGTGGTCGTCGAGGCGGGAGAGCGGTCCGGCGCGCTCATCACCGGAGCCGACGCGCGCCGTCTCGGACGCATGCTGTACGCCGTTCCGGGGCCGCTCGGCTCCGCTGCATCGGTCGGCACGAACGCGCTCATCGCATCAGGGGCGGCACGCGCGCTCGTCAGCGCCGACGCCCTGTTGGACGCACTTGGCCTTCGCACACAGACGGCGAACGGTCCGCCGCCCGACCCGATCCTCGAGGCGCTCGCTGTCGGCGACCTGGATGTCGACACGCTGCGACGGCGTGTGGGCATTACGGAGGGCGAGTTCGCGGACCGGCTCTTGCGGCTGACGCTTGCGGGACGGCTCACGCAGACACCGGACGGACGCTACCGACGCCGTTCCTGA